From the Streptomyces sp. Tu 2975 genome, one window contains:
- a CDS encoding serine protease, whose product MRRPTARSLAGVPALIAAAVVTTPAMSFPAAADSVVVGGYEVRADESPWVVALASRDRFGPARSGQFCGGVVVAPTKVMTAAHCLSNAVLGKDAASVRDLRVIAGRSELAGDGGQEVPVRDTWVTPAYDPATTSADMALLTLAKALPEDHVLPVAGEGDPAYQVGTAATVYGWGDTQGNGSYASSLRAARVSVLPDETCANAYPGGQGSRYTRSTMLCAGDPRGGHDACQGDSGGPLIARGKLIGLVSWGSGCGRPDGPGVYTRVSAVVSRAVGAG is encoded by the coding sequence ATGCGTCGCCCCACTGCCCGAAGCCTCGCCGGGGTGCCGGCTCTGATCGCAGCAGCGGTCGTGACAACACCGGCGATGTCCTTCCCCGCCGCCGCCGACAGCGTCGTCGTCGGAGGGTACGAGGTTCGTGCCGACGAGAGTCCATGGGTGGTCGCGCTGGCCAGCCGTGACCGGTTCGGCCCAGCGCGGAGCGGACAGTTCTGCGGAGGTGTGGTCGTGGCGCCCACCAAGGTGATGACAGCAGCCCACTGTCTGAGCAACGCCGTCCTCGGAAAGGACGCGGCGTCCGTGCGGGACCTGCGGGTCATCGCGGGCCGCTCGGAGCTCGCCGGTGACGGCGGTCAGGAGGTGCCGGTACGGGATACGTGGGTCACGCCCGCGTACGACCCGGCGACGACCAGTGCCGACATGGCGCTGCTGACCCTCGCGAAGGCACTGCCCGAGGATCATGTGCTGCCGGTGGCGGGAGAGGGGGACCCGGCGTACCAGGTGGGGACGGCCGCGACCGTCTACGGCTGGGGTGACACGCAGGGAAACGGCAGTTACGCGTCGTCGTTGCGGGCGGCGCGGGTGTCGGTCCTGCCGGACGAGACATGCGCCAACGCCTATCCCGGCGGGCAGGGCAGCAGGTACACACGTTCCACGATGCTGTGCGCGGGGGACCCGCGGGGCGGGCACGACGCCTGTCAGGGGGACAGCGGGGGCCCGCTGATCGCCCGGGGCAAGCTCATCGGCCTGGTCTCCTGGGGCAGTGGATGCGGGCGCCCTGACGGCCCTGGCGTCTACACACGGGTCTCAGCTGTGGTGTCGCGGGCGGTCGGAGCCGGCTGA
- a CDS encoding cation acetate symporter, translating to MNGDHQALALLLFCAFIAVTLGITTWVSRNRHGSAEEFYAGGRLFSPMENGFAIAGDYMSAASFLGISGLIALYGYDGMLYSVGFLVAWLVVLLLVAELVRNCGRFTLADVVAARMKERPVRLAAGTSSVTVSVLYLVAQMVGAGSLVALLLGGTSEAARSWTVIGVGALMVVYVSMGGMRATTWIQIVKAVLLMAGAIAMTVLVLMRFHGDFNQLLDSAAARSGHGKDFLAPGLRYGGDWTARLDFISLGLALVLGTAGLPHILSRFYTVPTARAARRSVVWSIGLIGSFYLMTIVLGFGAAAVVGTDEVRASNAAGNTAVPLLALDLGGGAGSTGGAVLFAVVAAVAFATILAVVAGITLASSASVAHDLYATLRRRRAAGPTGAEDGDGRYSEVAVARIAAVCIGAVAIALGLLARDLNVAFLVGLAFAVAASANLPVLLYSLFWRNFTTRGAVWSVYGGLVPAVLLVLVSPVVSGSERSLFPGVDFHVFPLENPGLVSIPLGFLAGWVGTVVSSEPPDAAKHAETEVRALTGAGAV from the coding sequence TTGAACGGGGACCACCAGGCGCTCGCCCTGCTGCTGTTCTGCGCGTTCATCGCGGTCACCCTCGGTATCACCACCTGGGTGAGCCGCAACAGGCACGGTTCCGCGGAGGAGTTCTACGCGGGCGGGCGGCTGTTCTCCCCGATGGAGAACGGCTTCGCCATCGCCGGTGACTACATGTCGGCCGCCTCCTTCCTCGGCATCTCCGGGCTCATCGCGCTCTACGGCTACGACGGGATGCTCTATTCCGTGGGCTTCCTGGTCGCCTGGCTGGTCGTGCTCCTGCTCGTCGCCGAGCTCGTCCGCAACTGCGGCCGTTTCACCCTGGCCGACGTCGTCGCCGCCAGGATGAAGGAACGGCCGGTCCGCCTCGCGGCGGGCACCTCCTCGGTCACCGTCTCCGTCCTGTACCTGGTGGCGCAGATGGTGGGAGCCGGGAGCCTGGTCGCGCTGCTGCTGGGCGGAACGAGCGAGGCCGCCCGGTCGTGGACCGTCATCGGCGTGGGAGCGCTGATGGTGGTCTACGTGTCCATGGGAGGGATGCGGGCCACCACCTGGATCCAGATCGTGAAGGCCGTGCTGCTGATGGCGGGCGCGATCGCGATGACCGTGCTCGTGCTGATGCGTTTCCACGGCGACTTCAACCAGCTGCTCGACTCCGCTGCCGCACGCAGCGGCCACGGCAAGGACTTCCTCGCGCCGGGCCTCCGGTACGGCGGGGACTGGACCGCCCGGCTGGACTTCATCAGCCTCGGCCTGGCGCTCGTGCTGGGCACGGCGGGACTGCCGCACATCCTGTCCCGCTTCTACACCGTGCCGACCGCGCGGGCCGCCCGCCGCTCGGTCGTCTGGTCCATCGGTCTCATCGGCAGCTTCTACCTGATGACGATCGTGCTCGGTTTCGGAGCGGCCGCCGTGGTCGGCACCGACGAGGTACGGGCGTCCAACGCCGCAGGCAACACCGCCGTGCCGCTGCTCGCCCTCGACCTCGGCGGCGGGGCCGGGTCCACCGGGGGCGCCGTCCTCTTCGCGGTCGTGGCCGCCGTGGCCTTCGCGACCATCCTGGCCGTCGTCGCGGGGATCACGCTGGCTTCCTCGGCCTCCGTCGCGCACGACCTGTACGCGACGCTGCGGCGCCGGCGCGCGGCCGGGCCGACGGGCGCGGAGGACGGCGACGGCCGGTACAGCGAGGTCGCCGTCGCCCGGATCGCCGCCGTCTGCATCGGCGCCGTCGCGATCGCGCTCGGTCTGCTGGCCCGCGACCTGAACGTCGCGTTCCTCGTCGGTCTGGCCTTCGCCGTGGCCGCCTCCGCCAACCTGCCCGTCCTGCTCTATTCGCTGTTCTGGCGGAACTTCACCACGCGCGGCGCTGTCTGGTCCGTCTACGGCGGACTGGTGCCCGCGGTGCTGCTCGTGCTGGTGTCGCCCGTCGTCTCCGGCAGCGAGCGGTCGCTCTTCCCGGGCGTGGACTTCCACGTCTTCCCGCTGGAGAACCCAGGGCTCGTCTCCATCCCGCTGGGCTTCCTGGCGGGCTGGGTCGGCACGGTCGTCTCCTCCGAGCCGCCGGACGCGGCGAAGCACGCCGAGACCGAGGTGCGCGCGCTGACGGGAGCGGGTGCCGTCTGA
- a CDS encoding RNA polymerase sigma factor — MSASTSRTLPPEIAESESVMALIERGKADGQIAGDDVRRAFEADQIPPTQWKNVLRSLNQILEEEGVTLMVSAAESPKRARKSVAAKSPAKRTATKTVAAKTSTAKTVAATAAPTAETVEVPADESSETAPAKKAAAKKATAKKTVAKKTTAKKTAAKKTTAKKDSDDAEGEELLDEAQPAGKGDEEEPEGESKGFVLSDDDEDDAPAQQVAVAGATADPVKDYLKQIGKVPLLNAEQEVELAKRIEAGLFAEDKLANSDKLAPKLKRELEIIAEDGRRAKNHLLEANLRLVVSLAKRYTGRGMLFLDLIQEGNLGLIRAVEKFDYTKGYKFSTYATWWIRQAITRAMADQARTIRIPVHMVEVINKLARVQRQMLQDLGREPTPEELAKELDMTPEKVIEVQKYGREPISLHTPLGEDGDSEFGDLIEDSEAVVPADAVSFTLLQEQLHSVLDTLSEREAGVVSMRFGLTDGQPKTLDEIGKVYGVTRERIRQIESKTMSKLRHPSRSQVLRDYLD; from the coding sequence GTGTCGGCCAGCACATCCCGTACGCTCCCGCCGGAGATCGCCGAGTCCGAGTCTGTGATGGCGCTCATCGAGCGGGGAAAGGCTGATGGGCAGATCGCCGGCGATGACGTGCGTCGTGCCTTCGAAGCTGACCAGATTCCGCCAACCCAGTGGAAGAATGTTCTGCGCAGCCTCAATCAGATCCTCGAGGAAGAGGGTGTGACGCTGATGGTCAGTGCAGCGGAGTCGCCGAAGCGCGCCCGCAAGAGCGTCGCAGCGAAGAGCCCGGCAAAGCGCACCGCCACCAAGACCGTCGCCGCCAAGACCAGCACGGCGAAGACCGTCGCGGCCACCGCGGCGCCGACGGCCGAGACCGTCGAGGTCCCGGCCGACGAGTCTTCGGAGACCGCGCCCGCGAAGAAGGCGGCCGCCAAGAAGGCGACGGCCAAGAAGACGGTGGCGAAGAAGACCACCGCCAAGAAGACGGCGGCGAAGAAGACCACCGCCAAGAAGGACAGCGACGACGCCGAGGGCGAGGAGCTGCTCGACGAGGCCCAGCCCGCGGGCAAGGGCGACGAGGAAGAGCCCGAGGGCGAGAGCAAGGGCTTCGTCCTCTCCGACGACGACGAGGACGACGCGCCCGCGCAGCAGGTCGCGGTCGCCGGTGCCACCGCCGACCCGGTCAAGGACTACCTGAAGCAGATCGGCAAGGTCCCCCTCCTCAATGCCGAGCAGGAGGTCGAGCTCGCCAAGCGCATCGAGGCCGGCCTGTTCGCGGAGGACAAGCTCGCGAACTCCGACAAGCTGGCGCCGAAGCTCAAGCGCGAGCTCGAGATCATCGCCGAGGACGGCCGTCGCGCCAAGAACCACCTGCTGGAGGCCAACCTCCGGCTGGTCGTCTCGCTGGCCAAGCGCTACACCGGCCGCGGCATGCTCTTCCTGGACCTGATCCAGGAGGGCAACCTGGGTCTGATCCGCGCGGTCGAGAAGTTCGACTACACCAAGGGCTACAAGTTCTCCACGTACGCCACATGGTGGATCCGTCAGGCGATCACCCGCGCCATGGCCGACCAGGCCCGCACCATTCGTATCCCGGTGCACATGGTCGAGGTCATCAACAAGCTCGCGCGCGTCCAGCGCCAGATGCTCCAGGACCTGGGCCGTGAGCCCACCCCGGAGGAGCTGGCCAAGGAGCTCGACATGACCCCCGAGAAGGTCATCGAGGTCCAGAAGTACGGCCGTGAGCCGATCTCGCTGCACACCCCGCTCGGCGAGGACGGCGACAGCGAGTTCGGCGACCTGATCGAGGACTCCGAGGCGGTCGTCCCGGCCGACGCGGTCAGCTTCACCCTCCTGCAGGAGCAGCTCCACTCGGTGCTCGACACCCTGTCCGAGCGTGAGGCGGGCGTCGTGTCCATGCGCTTCGGTCTCACGGACGGCCAGCCGAAGACCCTGGACGAGATCGGCAAGGTCTACGGCGTGACGCGGGAGCGCATCCGGCAGATCGAGTCCAAGACGATGTCCAAGCTGCGTCACCCGTCGCGTTCGCAGGTCCTGCGCGACTACCTCGACTAG
- a CDS encoding DNA topoisomerase IV subunit B, which produces MTAESSVPSTALLTADRDGSNYTARHLLVLEGLEAVRKRPGMYIGSTDSRGLLHCLWEIIDNSVDEALGGHCDHIEVILHEDGSVEVRDNGRGIPVDVEPKTGLSGVEVVMTKLHAGGKFGGGSYAASGGLHGVGASVVNALSARLDVEVDRGGATHMISFRRGVPGIFTESGPDAPFDPANGLRKGKRVPKARTGTRVRYWADRQIFLKDAKLALETLHQRARQTAFLVPGLTIVVHDERGLTDAGGEGKSVETFRFDGGISEFCEYLAQDKPVCDVLRLTGQGTFKETVPVLDDRGHMTPTEVTRELGVDIALRWGTGYDTTLKSFVNIIATPKGGTHVTGFERSVTKTMNEVLRSAKMLRVAEDDIVKDDALEGLTAVVTVRLAEPQFEGQTKEVLGTSAANRIVANVVAKELKAFLTSTKRDAKAQARAVLEKAVAAARTRIAARQHKEAQRRKTALESSSLPAKLADCRSDDVERSELFIVEGDSALGTAKLARNSEFQALLPIRGKILNVQKSSVSDMLKNAECGAIIQVIGAGSGRTFDIDAARYGKIVLLVDADVDGAHIRCLLLTLFQRYMRPMVEAGRVFAAVPPLHRIELIQPKKGQDKYVYTYSDNELRQTLLEYQRKGVRFKDSIQRYKGLGEMDADQLAETTMDPRHRTLRRINIGDLESSEHVFDLLMGNEVAPRKEFITSSAATLDRSRIDA; this is translated from the coding sequence GTGACCGCCGAATCGTCCGTGCCGTCCACCGCACTGCTGACAGCAGACCGTGACGGCTCCAACTACACCGCGCGGCACCTGCTCGTCCTGGAGGGGCTCGAGGCGGTTCGCAAACGACCTGGCATGTACATCGGCTCGACCGACAGCCGCGGTCTCCTGCACTGCCTCTGGGAGATCATCGACAACTCCGTCGACGAGGCCCTCGGCGGTCACTGCGACCACATCGAGGTCATCCTCCACGAGGACGGCTCCGTCGAGGTCCGGGACAACGGCCGCGGCATCCCCGTGGACGTGGAGCCCAAGACCGGACTCTCCGGGGTCGAGGTCGTGATGACCAAGCTGCACGCCGGCGGCAAGTTCGGCGGTGGCTCCTACGCGGCGTCCGGCGGTCTCCACGGCGTCGGCGCCTCGGTGGTGAACGCGCTCTCCGCCCGCCTCGACGTCGAGGTCGACCGCGGTGGCGCGACCCACATGATCAGCTTCCGGCGCGGTGTGCCCGGCATCTTCACCGAGTCCGGCCCCGACGCCCCCTTCGACCCGGCGAACGGCCTGCGCAAGGGCAAGCGCGTCCCGAAGGCCAGGACCGGCACACGCGTCCGTTACTGGGCGGACCGCCAGATCTTCCTCAAGGACGCCAAGCTCGCCCTGGAGACGCTGCACCAGCGCGCCCGCCAGACCGCCTTCCTCGTCCCCGGCCTGACCATCGTCGTTCACGACGAGCGCGGCCTGACCGACGCCGGCGGCGAGGGCAAGAGCGTGGAGACCTTCCGCTTCGACGGGGGGATCAGTGAGTTCTGTGAGTACCTGGCCCAGGACAAGCCGGTCTGCGACGTGCTGAGGCTCACCGGTCAGGGCACCTTCAAGGAGACCGTCCCCGTCCTCGACGACCGCGGCCACATGACCCCGACGGAGGTCACCCGCGAGCTCGGCGTGGACATCGCCCTGCGCTGGGGCACGGGCTACGACACCACGCTCAAGTCCTTCGTCAACATCATCGCCACCCCCAAGGGCGGCACCCATGTGACCGGCTTCGAACGCTCCGTGACCAAGACGATGAACGAGGTGCTGCGCTCCGCCAAGATGCTGCGCGTCGCCGAGGACGACATCGTCAAGGACGACGCACTGGAGGGCCTCACCGCCGTCGTCACAGTCCGCCTCGCGGAGCCGCAGTTCGAGGGCCAGACCAAGGAGGTCCTCGGCACCTCGGCGGCCAACAGGATCGTCGCCAACGTGGTGGCCAAGGAGCTCAAGGCCTTCCTGACCTCCACCAAGCGGGACGCGAAGGCGCAGGCCCGCGCAGTGCTGGAGAAGGCCGTGGCGGCCGCCCGTACGCGTATCGCCGCCCGCCAGCACAAGGAGGCGCAGCGCAGGAAGACCGCCCTGGAGTCCTCGTCGCTGCCGGCCAAGCTCGCCGACTGCCGCAGCGACGACGTGGAGCGCAGCGAGCTCTTCATCGTCGAGGGCGACTCGGCGCTCGGCACCGCCAAGCTGGCGCGCAACAGCGAGTTCCAGGCACTCCTGCCGATCCGCGGCAAGATCCTCAACGTCCAGAAGTCGTCCGTCTCCGACATGCTGAAGAACGCCGAGTGCGGGGCGATCATCCAGGTCATAGGGGCCGGCTCGGGCCGGACGTTCGACATCGACGCCGCCCGTTACGGCAAGATCGTCCTGCTGGTCGACGCCGACGTCGACGGCGCGCACATCCGCTGTCTGCTGCTGACGCTCTTCCAGCGCTACATGCGGCCCATGGTGGAGGCCGGCCGGGTGTTCGCCGCCGTGCCGCCGCTGCACCGGATCGAGCTGATCCAGCCGAAGAAGGGCCAGGACAAGTACGTCTACACGTACTCGGACAACGAGCTGCGGCAGACACTGCTCGAGTACCAGCGCAAGGGTGTCCGCTTCAAGGACTCCATCCAGCGCTACAAGGGCCTCGGTGAGATGGACGCCGACCAGCTGGCGGAGACCACGATGGACCCCCGTCACCGCACACTGCGCCGGATCAACATCGGTGACCTGGAGTCCTCGGAGCACGTCTTCGACCTGCTCATGGGCAACGAGGTGGCCCCCCGCAAGGAGTTCATCACCAGTTCCGCGGCCACCCTGGACCGCTCGCGTATCGACGCCTGA
- a CDS encoding DUF485 domain-containing protein, whose product MEKQEGPDAAQVRLEDPWYDALASGWSDRDSTGAPAPGAPLAGEDPTAGRSAADIYLEVQRSEAFQEVRARYRRFVVPASTAFLAWYLAYVVAATTAPGLMARPVAGAVNVAMVAGLAQFLTTFLLTWAYTRHARLRRDRAALDLRWDTQEMTRGAGR is encoded by the coding sequence GTGGAGAAGCAGGAAGGCCCGGACGCCGCTCAAGTGCGGCTCGAGGACCCGTGGTACGACGCACTGGCCTCGGGCTGGAGCGACCGGGACAGCACCGGAGCCCCTGCCCCCGGTGCGCCGCTCGCCGGGGAGGATCCGACGGCCGGACGCAGCGCCGCCGACATCTATCTGGAAGTGCAGCGCAGCGAAGCCTTTCAGGAAGTGCGCGCCCGCTACCGGCGGTTCGTCGTGCCCGCGTCCACCGCCTTCCTCGCGTGGTACCTGGCGTACGTGGTCGCTGCCACGACCGCGCCGGGTCTGATGGCCAGGCCGGTGGCAGGGGCGGTCAATGTGGCGATGGTCGCGGGACTCGCACAGTTCCTGACCACCTTCCTGCTGACCTGGGCGTACACCCGCCACGCCAGGCTCCGGAGGGACCGGGCGGCGCTTGATCTTCGGTGGGACACGCAGGAGATGACGAGAGGGGCCGGGCGTTGA
- a CDS encoding FadR/GntR family transcriptional regulator, translating to MSTLAHTMMPPARPAETGLAGPGELARYGYGESPAADRVGPPAWEASDTELGRVGRRTAGSRGRGLHGQLVQQLGQMIVSGDLGADRPLVPEEIGQRFEVSRTVVRESLRVLEAKGLVSARPNVGTRVRPVSDWNLLDPDIIEWRAFGPQRDDQRRELSELRWTIEPLAARLAAGHGREDVQQRLGDMVEIMGHALAQGDGLTFSRADAEFHSLLIQLAGNRMLEHLSGIVSAALQVSGGPVAGCDRPTEASLSHHAHIAEALASGDAHAAESAMRRLLTVHPEVERVVPAPREH from the coding sequence GTGAGTACCCTTGCGCACACCATGATGCCCCCCGCCCGCCCCGCCGAGACCGGTCTGGCCGGTCCGGGCGAACTCGCCCGTTACGGCTACGGGGAGTCGCCCGCGGCCGATCGCGTCGGTCCTCCCGCCTGGGAAGCGTCCGACACCGAGTTGGGCCGGGTGGGCCGCCGTACGGCAGGCAGCCGCGGTCGCGGCCTGCACGGTCAACTCGTCCAGCAGCTCGGCCAGATGATCGTCTCGGGCGACCTCGGGGCCGACCGTCCGCTCGTCCCCGAGGAGATCGGCCAGCGCTTCGAGGTCTCCCGCACGGTCGTGCGCGAGTCCCTCCGTGTCCTCGAGGCGAAGGGGCTGGTCAGCGCCCGCCCCAATGTCGGCACCCGCGTCCGGCCCGTCAGTGACTGGAACCTCCTCGACCCCGACATCATCGAGTGGCGCGCCTTCGGCCCGCAGCGCGACGACCAGCGCCGGGAGCTGAGCGAGCTGCGCTGGACGATCGAGCCGCTCGCCGCCCGGCTCGCCGCCGGTCACGGCCGTGAGGACGTCCAGCAGCGTCTCGGTGACATGGTCGAGATCATGGGCCACGCCCTCGCTCAGGGTGACGGCCTCACTTTTTCGCGTGCCGACGCCGAATTCCACTCCCTGCTCATCCAGCTCGCGGGCAACCGCATGCTCGAGCACCTGTCGGGAATCGTCTCGGCCGCCCTTCAGGTGTCCGGCGGCCCGGTCGCGGGCTGTGACCGCCCGACGGAGGCGTCCCTGTCGCACCACGCCCACATCGCGGAAGCGCTCGCCTCGGGAGACGCCCACGCCGCCGAGTCCGCCATGCGCCGGCTGCTCACCGTTCACCCGGAAGTGGAGCGAGTGGTCCCCGCGCCGCGTGAGCACTGA
- a CDS encoding sensor histidine kinase produces MRGGRWTQWPSQEALSRIGIPRARMALDMALLAALSLWAVVSAYSSDVFHGWGAVLPPPAFAVVAAAGARYHLTTLAHRLLPSMALVAVFAAVGWAACLADVPVAAMVLWIGACVMAMERLPLAAAFAVVAVMVPGFATVDESDWGAAATLASVLLGGYALRLDAEARGAGFRLLAQERAAREAEAVSAALAERARIAREIHDVLAHSLSAQMVHLEAARLQIERSPEGLFRDQILERVVAARGMAREGLAETRQALSALRGEMAPVEDFLRELTAADGARTEVTGRRRPLPAEASQAVRRVAQEALTNVRKHAPGAEVRMELAYLEGEVCLEVRDFGARGKAGELKVSGAGYGLLGMRERAELAGGTLDAGPEGEGFVVRLRVPA; encoded by the coding sequence GTGCGTGGTGGCAGGTGGACCCAGTGGCCCAGCCAAGAGGCGCTGTCGCGCATCGGCATCCCCCGAGCCCGGATGGCGCTCGACATGGCGCTTCTCGCCGCCCTGTCCCTGTGGGCCGTCGTCAGCGCGTACTCGTCCGACGTCTTCCATGGCTGGGGCGCCGTGCTGCCCCCGCCGGCCTTCGCGGTCGTCGCGGCCGCAGGTGCCCGCTATCACCTGACGACACTCGCCCACCGCCTGCTGCCCTCGATGGCCCTGGTCGCCGTCTTCGCGGCCGTCGGCTGGGCAGCCTGTCTGGCGGACGTGCCCGTGGCGGCGATGGTGCTGTGGATCGGTGCCTGCGTCATGGCCATGGAACGCCTCCCGCTTGCTGCGGCCTTCGCGGTCGTGGCGGTCATGGTCCCGGGGTTCGCGACGGTCGACGAGAGCGACTGGGGAGCCGCCGCCACGCTCGCCTCGGTCCTGCTCGGGGGCTATGCGCTGCGCCTGGACGCCGAGGCGCGGGGCGCCGGCTTCCGGCTCCTGGCGCAGGAGCGGGCCGCCCGCGAGGCCGAGGCGGTGTCCGCTGCGCTCGCCGAGCGGGCCCGTATCGCCCGTGAGATCCACGATGTGCTCGCGCACAGCCTGTCCGCTCAGATGGTGCACCTGGAGGCGGCGAGGCTGCAGATCGAGCGCAGTCCCGAAGGGTTGTTCCGTGACCAGATCCTGGAGCGGGTGGTGGCGGCGCGTGGCATGGCCAGGGAAGGGCTCGCCGAGACGAGGCAGGCTCTGTCGGCCCTGCGCGGAGAGATGGCACCGGTCGAGGACTTTCTGCGCGAGCTGACCGCCGCCGACGGCGCGCGGACCGAGGTCACGGGCCGGCGGCGGCCGCTTCCCGCCGAGGCTTCGCAAGCTGTGCGGAGAGTGGCCCAGGAAGCTCTGACCAATGTACGCAAGCATGCGCCGGGAGCGGAGGTGCGCATGGAACTCGCCTACCTGGAGGGCGAAGTGTGCCTGGAGGTACGCGACTTCGGGGCACGCGGAAAGGCCGGTGAGCTCAAGGTGTCCGGCGCCGGGTACGGTCTGCTGGGGATGCGCGAACGGGCGGAACTGGCCGGCGGCACCCTGGACGCGGGACCGGAGGGGGAGGGGTTCGTGGTGCGACTTCGGGTGCCGGCATGA
- a CDS encoding response regulator transcription factor, which yields MTGQVARVIVADDQAVVREGIVMLLGLLPGIDVVGSAKDGAEAIALVAELAPDVVLMDLRMPRVDGVEATRRIRTEYPATQVVVLTTYADDDSLFPALRAGARGYLTKDADGDEIVRAIQDVVAGRAGLSPVVQQRLLEQVTAEPLPAGPRLPDGLTAREGEVLTLIAEGLGNADIARRLGISTATVKTHINNLFAKADLHDRAQAVRYAYREGLAKPPGTNVT from the coding sequence ATGACCGGGCAGGTTGCCCGGGTGATCGTCGCCGACGATCAGGCGGTGGTGCGCGAGGGGATCGTGATGCTGCTGGGGCTGCTGCCGGGCATAGACGTCGTCGGCTCGGCCAAGGACGGCGCGGAGGCGATCGCGCTCGTCGCCGAACTGGCCCCTGACGTCGTCCTGATGGACCTGCGGATGCCCCGGGTCGACGGCGTGGAGGCCACCCGCCGGATCCGAACCGAATACCCCGCCACCCAGGTCGTCGTGCTCACCACCTACGCGGACGACGACTCGCTCTTTCCGGCGCTGCGGGCGGGGGCACGTGGGTACCTCACCAAGGATGCCGACGGGGACGAGATCGTACGGGCGATCCAGGACGTCGTCGCCGGGCGCGCGGGACTGTCCCCGGTGGTCCAGCAGCGGTTGCTCGAGCAGGTCACCGCGGAGCCGCTGCCTGCCGGCCCCCGGCTGCCCGACGGGCTGACGGCACGCGAGGGCGAGGTGCTGACCCTCATCGCGGAGGGCCTCGGCAATGCGGACATCGCCCGGCGCCTGGGGATCTCCACCGCCACCGTCAAGACCCACATCAACAACCTGTTCGCGAAGGCCGACCTGCACGACCGTGCACAGGCGGTCCGGTACGCCTATCGGGAGGGTCTCGCGAAGCCTCCGGGGACAAACGTCACCTGA